In Streptomyces sp. RFCAC02, the following proteins share a genomic window:
- a CDS encoding MFS transporter, whose translation MRETHAGEGAGDDTAVPPPAASPAAAAGPAPGRAEGVLSAPYRALTLGCVSTILLIAFEAMAVGTAMPAAAEALDGLSGYAFAFSAFFTTSLLGMSLSGQWCDLRGPVGPVVAGIATFSAGLLLSGTAGAMWVFVAGRAVQGIGDGLVIVALYVAVRRAYPERLRAAALAAFSGAWVVPSLVGPLIAGTVTERFGWRWVFLGVTVLVIAPLLVMLPALRRQASGPPEGGAAPFDRRRFSLACALAVGAGLVQYGGQELRLVALVPLAAGLVLMVPTAVRLLPRGTFLAGRGLPSVIALRGLLSASYLATQTFVPLMLVTRRGLSYTEAGLALAASGALWAIGSWTQAGPRAEPYRLALVRAGTVLLAAGTAATPLVLLDAVPVWLPAVTLGVAAFGMGLVVSTLGVLVLRLSSPEEAGGNVASLQVCDSLGNVVMLTLVGSAFAALGGDASAAARDDALQGAVGPGAFVAVFALTTFAALVSILVAGRLAPPRTAG comes from the coding sequence ATGCGTGAGACCCATGCCGGCGAGGGAGCCGGCGACGACACCGCTGTGCCGCCCCCGGCCGCGTCCCCCGCCGCTGCCGCCGGCCCCGCGCCGGGGCGCGCGGAGGGCGTGCTGAGCGCCCCCTACCGCGCGCTCACGCTGGGCTGCGTCAGCACGATCCTGCTGATCGCGTTCGAGGCGATGGCGGTCGGCACCGCGATGCCGGCCGCCGCCGAGGCGCTGGACGGACTGTCCGGGTACGCGTTCGCCTTCTCGGCCTTCTTCACGACGAGCCTGCTCGGCATGTCGCTGTCCGGGCAGTGGTGCGACCTGCGGGGGCCGGTCGGCCCCGTGGTCGCCGGCATCGCGACGTTCTCCGCCGGGCTCCTGCTGTCCGGGACGGCGGGGGCGATGTGGGTGTTCGTCGCCGGCCGCGCCGTCCAGGGCATCGGCGACGGCCTCGTCATCGTGGCGCTCTACGTCGCCGTGCGCCGGGCCTACCCGGAGCGGCTGCGGGCCGCCGCCCTCGCCGCCTTCTCCGGGGCCTGGGTGGTGCCGAGCCTCGTCGGGCCGCTGATCGCGGGCACGGTGACCGAGCGGTTCGGCTGGCGCTGGGTGTTCCTCGGCGTCACCGTCCTCGTGATCGCGCCGCTGCTGGTGATGCTGCCCGCGCTGCGGCGGCAGGCGTCGGGACCGCCCGAGGGCGGGGCGGCGCCGTTCGACCGCCGGCGGTTCTCCCTCGCCTGCGCGCTGGCCGTGGGCGCCGGGCTCGTCCAGTACGGGGGGCAGGAGCTGCGCCTCGTCGCGCTCGTGCCGCTCGCCGCCGGGCTCGTCCTCATGGTGCCCACCGCCGTACGGCTGCTGCCGCGCGGCACCTTCCTGGCCGGGCGCGGACTGCCGTCCGTGATCGCCCTGCGCGGCCTCCTCTCCGCCTCCTACCTCGCCACCCAGACCTTCGTCCCCCTCATGCTCGTCACACGGCGCGGGCTGTCGTACACGGAGGCCGGCTTGGCGCTGGCCGCCTCCGGCGCGCTGTGGGCCATCGGCTCGTGGACCCAGGCCGGGCCGCGCGCGGAGCCGTACCGGCTGGCGCTCGTGCGGGCCGGCACGGTGCTGCTGGCGGCCGGGACGGCGGCCACCCCGCTCGTCCTGCTCGACGCGGTGCCGGTGTGGCTGCCGGCGGTCACCCTCGGGGTCGCCGCGTTCGGCATGGGCCTGGTCGTGTCGACGCTCGGCGTGCTGGTGCTGCGGCTCTCCTCGCCGGAGGAGGCCGGCGGGAACGTCGCGTCGCTCCAGGTGTGCGACAGCCTCGGCAACGTCGTGATGCTCACCCTGGTCGGCAGCGCGTTCGCGGCGCTCGGCGGCGACGCGTCGGCGGCCGCGCGCGACGACGCGCTCCAGGGCGCCGTGGGACCCGGCGCGTTCGTCGCCGTGTTCGCGCTGACCACCTTCGCGGCGCTGGTCAGCATCCTCGTGGCGGGGCGCCTCGCCCCGCCGCGCACGGCCGGCTGA
- the murA gene encoding UDP-N-acetylglucosamine 1-carboxyvinyltransferase, giving the protein MTDDVLLVHGGTPIEGEIRVRGAKNLVPKAMVAALLGSGPSRLRNVPDIRDVRVVRGLLQLHGVTVRSGEEPGELILDPSHVESANVADIDAHAGSSRIPILFCGPLLHRLGHAFIPGLGGCDIGGRPVDFHFDVLRRFGATIEKRADGQYLEAPQRLRGCKIRLPYPSVGSTEQVLLTAVLAEGVTELSNAAVEPEIEDLICVLQKMGAIISMDTDRTIRITGVDRLGGYTHRALPDRLEAASWASAALATKGSVYVKGATQREMMTFLNVYRKVGGAFEIDDAGIRFWHPGGPLNAIALETDVHPGFQTDWQQPLVVALTQASGLSIVHETVYESRLGFTSALNQMGAHIQLYRECLGGTPCRFGQRNFLHSAVVSGPTTLQGADLVIPDLRGGFSYLIAALAAQGTSTVHGIGLINRGYENFVNKLEDLGAKVERV; this is encoded by the coding sequence ATGACCGACGACGTACTGCTTGTCCACGGCGGCACCCCGATCGAGGGGGAGATCAGGGTCCGCGGCGCCAAGAACCTGGTGCCGAAGGCCATGGTCGCGGCCCTGCTCGGCAGCGGCCCCAGCCGCCTGCGCAACGTCCCGGACATCCGCGACGTGCGCGTCGTCCGCGGGCTGCTCCAGCTCCACGGTGTCACCGTCCGCAGCGGTGAGGAGCCGGGCGAGCTGATCCTCGACCCGTCGCACGTCGAGAGCGCGAACGTCGCCGACATCGACGCGCACGCCGGGTCGTCCCGCATCCCCATCCTCTTCTGCGGTCCGCTGCTGCACCGGCTCGGGCACGCGTTCATCCCCGGCCTCGGCGGCTGCGACATCGGCGGCCGGCCGGTCGACTTCCACTTCGACGTGCTGCGGAGGTTCGGCGCGACGATCGAGAAGCGCGCCGACGGCCAGTACCTGGAGGCGCCGCAGCGGCTGCGCGGCTGCAAGATCCGCCTGCCCTACCCGTCCGTCGGCTCGACCGAGCAGGTGCTGCTGACGGCCGTCCTGGCCGAGGGCGTCACCGAGCTGTCCAACGCGGCCGTGGAGCCGGAGATCGAGGACCTCATCTGCGTCCTGCAGAAGATGGGCGCCATCATCTCCATGGACACCGACCGCACCATCCGCATCACGGGGGTCGACCGGCTCGGCGGCTACACGCACCGCGCCCTGCCCGACCGCCTGGAGGCGGCCTCCTGGGCGAGCGCCGCGCTGGCCACGAAGGGCAGCGTCTACGTCAAGGGCGCGACGCAGCGCGAGATGATGACGTTCCTCAACGTCTACCGGAAGGTGGGCGGCGCGTTCGAGATCGACGACGCCGGCATCCGCTTCTGGCACCCCGGCGGCCCGCTGAACGCGATCGCCCTGGAGACGGACGTCCACCCGGGCTTCCAGACCGACTGGCAGCAGCCGCTCGTGGTGGCGCTGACGCAGGCGTCGGGCCTGTCGATCGTGCACGAGACGGTGTACGAGTCCCGGCTCGGCTTCACCAGCGCCCTGAACCAGATGGGCGCGCACATCCAGCTCTACCGCGAGTGCCTCGGCGGGACGCCGTGCCGCTTCGGCCAGCGGAACTTCCTCCACTCCGCCGTCGTGTCGGGGCCGACGACGCTCCAGGGCGCCGACCTCGTCATCCCGGACCTGCGCGGCGGCTTCTCCTACCTGATCGCGGCGCTGGCGGCGCAGGGCACCTCCACGGTGCACGGCATCGGCCTCATCAACCGCGGCTACGAGAACTTCGTCAACAAGCTGGAGGACCTCGGCGCGAAGGTCGAGCGCGTCTGA
- a CDS encoding DUF3039 domain-containing protein, giving the protein MSTLEPERGAGTGTLVEPVPQTTHGDGDHERFAHYVQKDKIMASALDGTPVVALCGKVWVPGRDPKKYPVCPMCKEIYESMGSFGGGKDGKGGKGGK; this is encoded by the coding sequence ATGAGCACTCTCGAGCCCGAACGCGGAGCGGGCACCGGCACCCTCGTCGAGCCCGTCCCGCAGACCACGCACGGCGACGGCGACCACGAGCGCTTCGCCCACTACGTCCAGAAGGACAAGATCATGGCGAGCGCGCTCGACGGGACCCCCGTCGTCGCGCTCTGCGGCAAGGTGTGGGTGCCCGGCCGCGACCCGAAGAAGTACCCGGTGTGTCCGATGTGCAAGGAGATCTACGAGTCGATGGGCTCGTTCGGCGGCGGCAAGGACGGGAAGGGCGGCAAGGGCGGCAAGTGA
- a CDS encoding DEAD/DEAH box helicase, with protein sequence MTSPAPSTAHASHHLSPAFPGRAPWGTAGKLRAWQEAAMQEYLRLQPRDFLAVATPGAGKTTFALTLASWLLHHHVVQQVTVVAPTEHLKTQWAEAAARIGIRLDPAYSAGPLGREYDGVAVTYAGVGVRPMLHRNRSEQRKSLVILDEIHHAGDSRSWGEACLEAFEPATRRLALTGTPFRSDTNPIPFVAYAEGPDGVRRSVADYTYGYGNALGDGVVRPVIFLSYSGSMRWRTKAGDEVAARLGEPMTKDATSQAWRTALDPKGDWMPAVLGAADRRLTEVRRSIHDAGGLVIASDQESARAYAKLLREITGHGATLVLSDDAGASGRIEEFRTSDDRWMVAVRMVSEGVDVPRLAVGVYATTISTPLFFAQAVGRFVRSRRRGETASVFLPTIPTLLGFAHELEVERDHVLDRPKKDAAEDPYAEEEALLRDAEREKDEPDGEQDQLPFEALESDAVFDRVMYDGAEFGMQAHPGSEEEQDYLGIPGLLEPDQVQLLLQRRQARQIAHSRRRPDQEADLVELPAERRPVVTHQELMELRRELNSLVGAYAHQSGKPHGVIHTELRRTCGGPPTAEATAGQLKQRAAKVREWATRMR encoded by the coding sequence GTGACCAGCCCCGCACCGTCCACCGCCCATGCCTCGCACCACCTGTCGCCCGCCTTCCCCGGCCGCGCCCCCTGGGGCACGGCGGGCAAGCTGCGGGCCTGGCAGGAGGCCGCGATGCAGGAGTACCTGCGGCTCCAGCCGCGCGACTTCCTCGCCGTCGCGACCCCGGGCGCCGGCAAGACGACGTTCGCCCTCACCCTCGCGTCGTGGCTGCTGCACCACCATGTCGTGCAGCAGGTGACCGTCGTCGCGCCGACCGAGCACCTGAAGACGCAGTGGGCCGAGGCGGCGGCGAGGATAGGAATCAGGCTCGACCCCGCGTACAGCGCCGGGCCGCTGGGCCGCGAGTACGACGGCGTCGCCGTCACGTACGCCGGTGTCGGCGTCCGGCCCATGCTGCACCGCAACCGCAGCGAGCAGCGCAAGTCCCTCGTCATCCTCGACGAGATCCACCACGCCGGCGACTCCCGCTCCTGGGGCGAGGCGTGCCTGGAGGCGTTCGAACCGGCCACGCGCCGCCTCGCCCTCACCGGCACGCCGTTCCGCTCCGACACGAACCCCATCCCGTTCGTGGCCTACGCCGAGGGGCCGGACGGCGTGCGCCGCTCCGTCGCCGACTACACCTACGGCTACGGCAACGCCCTCGGCGACGGCGTCGTGCGCCCCGTCATCTTCCTGTCGTACAGCGGCAGCATGCGCTGGCGCACCAAGGCGGGCGACGAGGTGGCGGCCAGGCTCGGCGAGCCCATGACGAAGGACGCCACCTCCCAGGCGTGGCGCACCGCCCTCGACCCGAAGGGCGACTGGATGCCCGCCGTCCTCGGCGCGGCCGACCGGCGGCTGACCGAGGTCCGCCGCTCCATCCACGACGCGGGCGGCCTCGTCATCGCGAGCGACCAGGAGTCGGCGCGGGCGTACGCCAAACTGCTGCGCGAGATCACCGGCCACGGCGCGACGCTCGTCCTGTCCGACGACGCGGGCGCGTCCGGGCGCATCGAGGAGTTCCGGACGTCCGACGACCGCTGGATGGTCGCGGTGCGCATGGTCTCCGAGGGCGTGGACGTGCCGCGCCTCGCGGTCGGCGTCTACGCGACGACGATCTCGACGCCCCTGTTCTTCGCCCAGGCGGTGGGCCGGTTCGTCCGCTCCCGGCGGCGTGGCGAGACCGCGTCCGTCTTCCTGCCCACGATCCCGACGCTCCTCGGCTTCGCGCACGAGCTGGAGGTCGAGCGCGACCATGTGCTCGACCGGCCGAAGAAGGACGCGGCGGAGGACCCGTACGCCGAGGAGGAGGCGCTGCTGCGGGACGCCGAGCGGGAGAAGGACGAGCCCGACGGCGAGCAGGACCAGCTCCCGTTCGAGGCGCTGGAGTCCGACGCGGTGTTCGACCGGGTCATGTACGACGGCGCCGAGTTCGGCATGCAGGCGCACCCGGGCAGCGAGGAGGAGCAGGACTACCTCGGCATCCCCGGCCTCCTCGAACCCGACCAGGTGCAACTGCTGCTCCAGCGGCGGCAGGCCCGGCAGATCGCCCACAGCCGCCGCAGGCCGGACCAGGAGGCCGACCTCGTCGAACTGCCCGCCGAGCGGCGCCCTGTCGTCACGCACCAGGAGCTGATGGAACTGCGCCGCGAGCTGAACTCACTGGTCGGCGCGTACGCCCACCAGTCCGGCAAGCCGCACGGCGTCATCCACACCGAGCTGCGGCGCACCTGCGGCGGGCCGCCCACGGCCGAGGCGACGGCCGGGCAGCTCAAGCAGCGGGCGGCCAAGGTGAGGGAGTGGGCGACCCGGATGCGGTGA
- a CDS encoding YqgE/AlgH family protein — translation MTEESSLTGRLLVATPALSDPNFDRSVVLLLDHDREGALGVVLNRPTPVGVSEVLEGWADLAGEPGVVFQGGPVALDAALALAVVPGRGPLGWRRVHGSIGLVDLDAPPEVLAAELGSLRVFAGYAGWGPEQLERELDEGAWYVVDSEPGDVSAPRPEGLWRAVLRRQRGTLALLATYPEDPSLN, via the coding sequence ATGACCGAGGAGTCCTCCCTCACCGGGCGGCTGCTGGTGGCCACACCGGCGCTGTCCGACCCGAACTTCGACCGTTCCGTCGTGCTCCTCCTCGACCACGACCGTGAGGGAGCCCTCGGGGTCGTCCTGAACCGGCCCACCCCCGTCGGCGTGTCCGAGGTGCTGGAGGGCTGGGCCGACCTCGCGGGCGAGCCGGGGGTCGTCTTCCAGGGCGGCCCGGTCGCCCTGGACGCGGCCCTCGCGCTGGCCGTCGTCCCCGGCCGCGGGCCGCTCGGCTGGCGCCGGGTGCACGGCTCGATCGGCCTCGTGGACCTGGACGCGCCCCCGGAGGTCCTCGCCGCCGAGCTGGGCAGCCTCCGCGTCTTCGCCGGCTACGCGGGCTGGGGACCGGAGCAACTGGAGCGCGAGCTGGACGAGGGCGCCTGGTACGTCGTGGACTCGGAGCCGGGCGATGTGTCGGCGCCCCGGCCGGAGGGGCTGTGGCGGGCCGTCCTGCGGCGGCAGCGGGGCACCCTGGCCCTGCTCGCGACATATCCGGAGGACCCGTCGCTGAATTAG
- a CDS encoding HU family DNA-binding protein yields MNRSELVAALSERAEVTRKDADAVLAALAETVGEVVAKGDQKVTIPGFLTFERTHRAARTARNPQTGEPINIPAGYSVKVSAGSKLKEAAKGQ; encoded by the coding sequence ATGAACCGCAGTGAGCTGGTGGCCGCTCTGTCCGAGCGCGCCGAGGTGACCCGGAAGGACGCCGACGCTGTGCTGGCGGCCCTGGCCGAGACCGTCGGGGAGGTCGTCGCCAAGGGCGACCAGAAGGTCACCATTCCCGGTTTCCTGACCTTCGAGCGCACTCACCGTGCGGCTCGCACCGCCCGCAACCCGCAGACCGGCGAGCCCATCAACATCCCCGCCGGGTACAGCGTGAAGGTGTCGGCCGGCTCCAAGCTGAAGGAAGCCGCCAAGGGTCAGTGA
- a CDS encoding molybdopterin cofactor-binding domain-containing protein, which translates to MTDRAADTAAAITVAPGVAAQAVTRPPGAPAHGLGSSLAPSDAWAKAQGTHPYTADLWAEGLLWAAVLRSPHPHARIKRIDTAQAAAMPGVRAVITHEDVPGTGGLGRHVADRPALASEVVRYHGEPVAAVAADHPETARLAAAAVVVEYEVLEPLTDPEKAFEAPPVHPDGNLVRHIPLRYGDPSATGEVVVEGLYRVGRQDPAPIGAESGLAVPRPDGGVEVYAAVTDPHTDRDRLAACLGLAAEQVKICVTGVPGSLGDREDLGFQVPLALLAIRTGSPVKLAATREESFLGHAHRHPTLLRYWHHADREGRLVKVEAQLLMDAGAYADDSAEALAAAVSFAAGPYKVRNAVIDGWAVRTNNPPSGYLRGEGAMQVCAAHEGQMDKLAARLGIDPAELRARNVLATGDPLPTGQAVTCPAPVAALLDAVRGAPMPALPKDGPVEEWLLPGGPDGAGDPGAVRRGVGYALGMVHMLRAEGSDEVATATVRVEGTVATVLCSAVESGQGFATLARQIVQDVLGVDEVHVAPVDTDLPPAGPGGRGRHTWVSGGAVERAARMVRTQLLQPLAATFGMSAELLDIADGKITSYDGVLSTTVAEALEGKELWATAQCRPHPTERLNEAGQGDAFVGLSFAAIRAVVDVDVDLGAVRVVEMAVAQDVGRALNPRQIEARIEAGVLQGVGAALTEHLRVVRGMVRRPDLAGYPLPTALDAPDVRVVALLEERDVVAPFGAKAVSAVPVVVSPAAVAAAVRAATGRPVNRLPIRPQSAVGGA; encoded by the coding sequence ATGACTGACCGGGCCGCCGACACCGCCGCCGCCATCACCGTCGCCCCTGGCGTGGCCGCACAGGCGGTCACGAGGCCCCCGGGCGCGCCCGCGCACGGCCTCGGCTCCTCCCTCGCGCCGTCCGACGCGTGGGCCAAGGCGCAGGGCACCCACCCCTACACCGCCGACCTGTGGGCCGAGGGGCTGCTGTGGGCCGCCGTGCTGCGCTCCCCCCACCCGCACGCGCGGATCAAGCGCATCGACACGGCGCAGGCCGCCGCGATGCCCGGGGTGCGTGCCGTCATCACCCATGAGGACGTCCCGGGAACCGGCGGGCTCGGCCGGCACGTCGCGGACCGTCCGGCGCTGGCGTCCGAGGTGGTGCGCTACCACGGCGAGCCGGTGGCCGCCGTGGCCGCCGACCACCCGGAGACGGCGCGGCTCGCGGCCGCGGCCGTGGTCGTCGAGTACGAGGTGCTCGAACCGCTGACCGACCCCGAGAAGGCGTTCGAGGCCCCGCCCGTCCACCCCGACGGCAACCTCGTGCGGCACATCCCGCTGCGGTACGGCGACCCGTCGGCCACCGGCGAGGTCGTCGTCGAGGGGCTGTACCGCGTCGGGCGGCAGGACCCGGCGCCGATCGGCGCGGAATCCGGGCTCGCGGTGCCGCGCCCGGACGGCGGGGTCGAGGTCTACGCGGCCGTGACCGACCCGCACACCGACCGGGACCGGCTGGCCGCCTGCCTCGGGCTGGCCGCCGAGCAGGTCAAGATCTGCGTGACCGGGGTCCCCGGCTCGCTCGGGGACCGGGAGGACCTCGGGTTCCAGGTGCCGCTGGCGCTGCTGGCGATCCGCACGGGCAGCCCGGTCAAACTCGCGGCGACGCGGGAGGAGTCGTTCCTCGGCCACGCGCACCGGCACCCGACGCTCCTGCGCTACTGGCACCACGCCGACCGCGAGGGCCGGCTCGTCAAGGTCGAGGCGCAGCTCCTCATGGACGCGGGGGCGTACGCCGACGACTCGGCCGAGGCCCTCGCGGCGGCCGTGTCGTTCGCCGCCGGACCCTACAAGGTCCGAAACGCCGTCATCGACGGCTGGGCCGTGCGGACCAACAACCCGCCCTCCGGCTACCTGCGCGGCGAGGGCGCCATGCAGGTGTGCGCCGCCCACGAGGGCCAGATGGACAAGCTGGCCGCCCGCCTCGGGATCGACCCCGCCGAACTGCGCGCGCGGAACGTCCTCGCCACCGGCGACCCGCTGCCCACCGGGCAGGCCGTCACCTGCCCGGCGCCCGTCGCCGCCCTGCTCGACGCGGTGCGGGGGGCGCCGATGCCCGCGCTGCCGAAGGACGGGCCGGTCGAGGAGTGGCTGCTCCCCGGCGGTCCGGACGGCGCGGGGGACCCCGGAGCGGTGCGGCGCGGCGTCGGGTACGCCCTCGGCATGGTGCACATGCTCCGCGCGGAGGGCAGCGACGAGGTCGCCACCGCCACCGTCCGCGTCGAGGGCACGGTCGCGACCGTGCTGTGCTCGGCCGTGGAGAGCGGGCAGGGTTTCGCGACGCTGGCCCGGCAGATCGTGCAGGACGTCCTCGGGGTGGACGAGGTGCACGTGGCTCCCGTGGACACGGACCTGCCGCCGGCCGGTCCCGGCGGGCGGGGGCGGCACACCTGGGTGTCGGGCGGCGCGGTCGAGCGGGCGGCCCGGATGGTCCGTACGCAGCTCCTCCAGCCGCTCGCCGCGACGTTCGGCATGTCGGCGGAACTGCTCGACATCGCCGACGGGAAGATCACCTCGTACGACGGTGTGCTGAGCACCACGGTCGCCGAGGCGCTGGAGGGCAAGGAGCTGTGGGCGACCGCGCAGTGCCGCCCGCACCCGACGGAGCGGCTGAACGAGGCGGGGCAGGGGGACGCGTTCGTCGGCCTCTCCTTCGCTGCGATCCGGGCCGTGGTCGACGTGGACGTGGACCTCGGCGCCGTGCGGGTCGTGGAGATGGCCGTCGCGCAGGACGTCGGGCGAGCCCTGAACCCGCGGCAGATCGAGGCGCGCATCGAGGCGGGCGTCCTGCAGGGCGTCGGCGCCGCGCTCACCGAGCACCTGCGGGTGGTGCGCGGCATGGTGCGGCGGCCCGACCTGGCCGGATACCCGCTGCCGACCGCCCTCGACGCGCCGGACGTGCGGGTCGTGGCGCTGCTGGAGGAGCGGGACGTCGTCGCGCCGTTCGGCGCCAAGGCGGTCAGCGCGGTGCCGGTCGTGGTCTCGCCGGCCGCGGTGGCCGCCGCGGTCAGGGCGGCCACCGGCAGGCCCGTGAACCGGCTGCCGATCCGGCCGCAGAGCGCCGTCGGCGGCGCCTGA
- a CDS encoding helix-turn-helix domain-containing protein yields the protein MTAETSQTLDRGLRVLKLLADTDHGLTVTELSRRLGVNRTVVYRLLTTLEQHALVRRDAAGRARVGVGVLGLGRQVHPLVREASLPALSALAEDTGATAHLTVADGPDALTVAVVVPARSGRHVPRRTGFREALGDGAAGQAILTGRCKDIDDEDGFVLTRAEPQSGTAGAAAPLPGECGIEGSVGVVMLRDAVPPGVGPRVVRAAQEVAAALR from the coding sequence TTGACCGCGGAGACCTCTCAGACACTTGACCGGGGACTGCGTGTCCTCAAGCTCCTCGCCGACACCGACCACGGGCTGACCGTCACCGAGCTGTCCCGGCGGCTCGGGGTCAACCGCACGGTCGTCTACCGCCTGCTCACCACCCTGGAGCAGCACGCCCTCGTCCGCCGGGACGCCGCGGGGCGCGCACGGGTCGGCGTCGGCGTCCTCGGGCTCGGCCGCCAGGTCCACCCGCTCGTGCGCGAGGCGTCCCTGCCCGCGCTGAGCGCCCTGGCCGAGGACACCGGCGCCACCGCGCACCTCACCGTCGCCGACGGCCCCGACGCCCTGACCGTCGCGGTCGTCGTCCCGGCCCGGAGCGGCCGGCACGTCCCCCGCCGAACGGGCTTCCGTGAGGCGCTGGGCGACGGCGCCGCCGGGCAGGCCATCCTCACCGGCCGCTGCAAGGACATCGACGACGAGGACGGCTTCGTCCTGACGCGCGCCGAGCCGCAGTCCGGCACGGCCGGTGCCGCAGCCCCGCTGCCCGGCGAGTGCGGCATCGAGGGCAGCGTCGGCGTGGTCATGCTCCGCGACGCCGTACCGCCCGGCGTCGGTCCCCGGGTGGTCCGGGCCGCCCAGGAGGTCGCGGCCGCCCTGCGTTAG
- a CDS encoding NAD-dependent malic enzyme, with product MATAPSVSYSMTVRLEVPASGTAVSQLTTVVESSGGSVTGLDVTASGHEKLRIDVTIAASSTAHADEIVQKLRGIEGVALGKVSDRTFLMHLGGKIEMSSKHPIRNRDDLSMIYTPGVARVCTQIAGNPEDARRLTIKRNSVAVVTDGSAVLGLGNIGPHAALPVMEGKAALFKRFAGIDAWPLCLDTQDTDAIVEIVKAIAPGFAGINLEDISAPRCFEIEARLREALDIPVFHDDQHGTAIVVLAALHNALRVVGKDLAQVRVVMSGAGAAGTAILKLLIEAGVRHAVVADIHGVVHAGRPDLVDADPDSPLRWIADNTNPDGVTGTLRDAIAGADVFIGVSAPDVLDASDVAAMADDAIVFALANPDPEIDPAIARQTAAVVATGRSDFPNQINNVLVFPGVFRGLLDAQSRTVSIGMMLAAARALADVVGEDELNANYIVPSVFNDRVSGAVAGAVREAAQGSGAAPASLPGPAEG from the coding sequence ATGGCAACGGCGCCCAGTGTCTCGTACTCGATGACCGTTCGGCTCGAAGTACCGGCGAGCGGAACGGCGGTCAGTCAGCTCACCACCGTGGTCGAGTCCTCCGGGGGATCGGTCACCGGCCTCGACGTCACCGCGTCGGGACACGAGAAGCTGCGCATCGACGTGACCATCGCGGCGAGTTCCACCGCGCACGCCGACGAGATCGTGCAGAAGCTCCGCGGCATCGAGGGGGTCGCCCTCGGCAAGGTCTCCGACCGGACCTTCCTCATGCACCTGGGCGGCAAGATCGAGATGTCGTCCAAACACCCGATTCGCAATCGCGACGACCTGTCGATGATCTACACGCCGGGCGTCGCCCGCGTCTGCACCCAGATCGCGGGCAACCCGGAGGACGCCAGGCGCCTCACCATCAAGCGCAACAGCGTCGCCGTCGTCACCGACGGGTCGGCCGTCCTCGGGCTCGGCAACATCGGCCCGCACGCCGCGCTCCCCGTGATGGAGGGCAAGGCGGCGCTGTTCAAGCGGTTCGCCGGCATCGACGCCTGGCCGCTGTGCCTCGACACCCAGGACACCGACGCGATCGTCGAGATCGTGAAGGCCATCGCGCCGGGCTTCGCCGGCATCAACCTGGAGGACATCTCCGCGCCCCGCTGCTTCGAGATCGAGGCGCGGCTGCGGGAGGCCCTCGACATCCCCGTCTTCCACGACGACCAGCACGGCACCGCCATCGTCGTCCTCGCCGCCCTCCACAACGCGCTGCGCGTCGTCGGCAAGGACCTCGCGCAGGTCCGGGTCGTCATGTCGGGCGCGGGCGCCGCGGGCACCGCCATCCTCAAGCTGCTGATCGAGGCGGGCGTCCGGCACGCCGTCGTCGCCGACATCCACGGCGTCGTGCACGCGGGCCGCCCCGACCTCGTCGACGCCGACCCCGACTCGCCGCTGCGCTGGATCGCCGACAACACCAACCCCGACGGCGTCACCGGCACCCTGCGCGACGCCATCGCCGGTGCCGACGTCTTCATCGGCGTCTCGGCCCCCGACGTCCTGGACGCGTCGGACGTCGCCGCCATGGCTGACGACGCCATTGTGTTCGCGCTCGCGAATCCGGACCCGGAGATCGACCCGGCCATCGCCCGCCAGACGGCGGCCGTCGTCGCCACCGGCCGTTCGGACTTCCCGAACCAGATCAACAACGTCCTGGTCTTCCCCGGCGTCTTCCGCGGCCTGCTGGACGCCCAGTCGCGGACCGTCAGCATCGGGATGATGCTGGCCGCCGCCCGGGCGCTCGCCGATGTCGTCGGCGAGGACGAGCTGAACGCCAACTACATCGTGCCCAGCGTCTTCAACGACCGCGTGTCCGGCGCCGTGGCCGGGGCCGTCCGCGAGGCCGCGCAGGGCTCCGGTGCCGCGCCCGCGTCCCTGCCGGGTCCGGCGGAGGGCTGA